A stretch of Macadamia integrifolia cultivar HAES 741 chromosome 7, SCU_Mint_v3, whole genome shotgun sequence DNA encodes these proteins:
- the LOC122083898 gene encoding protein ASYMMETRIC LEAVES 2-like: MASSSNSPCAACKFLRRKCTQECVFAPYFPPDQPTKFANVHKVFGASNVAKILNELNPTQREDAVNSLAYEADARLRDPVYGCVGLISILQQRLRQVQFDLTNAKKELVGYMGPSAMLPLSHQHQHHQFLYQQLQQNPSSNMGPYGISPVGMGVPQSAQAQAQAQLLMREQQQQQQQMLEAQHLAAVVAAREQHEMMRNYAQQQQQQQELVRFDGGFDGNAGAGGGDGIEFNQLSAGFSSSLALVPFDNSFQLQEPEQEHPHQHQQQQQQHQLSQQRTLSDEVKSVHPSS, translated from the coding sequence ATGGCATCCTCGTCCAATTCTCCGTGCGCCGCGTGCAAGTTTCTTCGGCGGAAGTGCACACAAGAATGCGTATTTGCCCCATATTTCCCACCGGACCAGCCGACAAAGTTTGCGAACGTGCACAAGGTTTTCGGTGCAAGCAATGTTGCTAAGATCCTCAATGAGCTGAACCCGACGCAAAGAGAAGACGCCGTGAACTCACTGGCCTATGAGGCAGATGCGAGGCTTCGCGATCCCGTTTACGGCTGTGTCGGTTTAATCTCAATCCTACAACAAAGGCTGAGGCAGGTTCAATTTGATCTGACTAATGCCAAGAAGGAACTCGTTGGCTACATGGGGCCATCAGCGATGCTCCCTCTCAGCCATCAACACCAACACCACCAGTTTCTGTATCAACAACTACAACAGAATCCATCTTCCAATATGGGACCCTACGGAATTTCCCCGGTTGGTATGGGTGTGCCTCAGTCGGCACAAGCGCAAGCACAGGCACAGCTATTAATGAGGgaacaacagcagcagcagcagcagatgcTGGAGGCACAACATTTAGCCGCAGTTGTAGCTGCTAGAGAGCAACATGAGATGATGAGGAACTACGcgcagcaacagcaacaacagcagGAGCTTGTCAGGTTCGATGGTGGCTTTGATGGGAATGCCGGGGCTGGTGGGGGAGATGGTATTGAGTTTAATCAGTTGAGCGCgggtttttcttcttccttggctttggtTCCATTCGACAATTCATTTCAGCTGCAAGAACCGGAACAAGAGCATCCGCATcagcatcaacaacaacaacaacaacatcaactCTCGCAGCAGAGAACTTTGAGCGATGAGGTTAAAAGCGTTCATCCGTCttcttaa